A region from the Etheostoma spectabile isolate EspeVRDwgs_2016 chromosome 9, UIUC_Espe_1.0, whole genome shotgun sequence genome encodes:
- the mier2 gene encoding mesoderm induction early response protein 2 → MKMAAQSHAAGELPLEELLALYGYTVSDPEKETCRIAARLPDMTLEKDQLTEDLFPGEEDEESSADDLTPSVTSNTSDLLRRLQGRDKDTLVSSSDEDSDDASIPFNEEHKEIMVGSMYQAKIPPLSSCSYQERDRSSEDQLLWRPGVLPVQEVEEFLLNAQSPHGQQGATCTQTRGDTVRDNQQALYELVKCNFNAEEALRRLRFNVKVFREELCAWSEEECRNFEHGYRVYGKNFHLIQANKVRTRSVGECVEYYYMWKKSDRHEYFTQQATRLSRKKFSLQSESIEDGDQDGEVGELEGSNNSSGLSHSSMGTGQLESPLPPQSSLDQDKQGGEPSPPQANSPISLKAMNSVQTGHRKQAGPAVGASWGVRLVCDGCRALGVPSLPRPGGPPGPTRIVVPTLVHPSPRLPPTPGGWESPPLPCDYSLPGSCFYQLHMCSGPFVSEGPDCDTAGGGTGSPHGLQVEFSLPAASPPFFCPPITLPSIWQPAALLSRPASTLSHTVKRHVEFKTEWYSSWFALCRDL, encoded by the exons ATGAAGATGGCAGCGCAGTCCCACGCT GCCGGTGAGCTTCCTTTGGAGGAGCTGCTGGCTCTGTATGGTTACACAGTGTCAGATCCAGAGAAGGAGACCTGTCGCATTGCTGCCAGACTGCCAGACATGACACTGGAGAAG GATCAGTTAACTGAGGATCTCTTTCCTGGGGAGGAGGACGAAGAATCGTCAGCTGATGATCTCACCCCCTCAGTCACCTCAAACACCTCAGATCTGCTCCGCCGCCTCCAAG gtagaGACAAAGACACATTAGTCAGCTCATCAGATGAGGACTCTGACGATGCCTCTATTCCCTTTAATGAAGAGCATAAG GAGATCATGGTTGGCTCTATGTACCAGGCAAAAATCCCTCCACTCAGTTCATGTTCCTACCAGGAGAGAG ACCGCAGCAGTGAGGACCAGTTACTGTGGAGGCCGGGTGTTCTGCCAGTGCAGGAAGTAGAAGAGTTTTTGCTGAATGCACAGAGCCCACATGGCCAACAGGGGgctacatgcacacaaacacgagGAGACACTGTCAGAGACAACCAACAG GCACTGTATGAACTAGTTAAATGCAACTTTAATGCAGAAGAGGCCCTGAGACGACTACGCTTCAATGTGAAAGTGTTCCGTG AGGAGCTTTGTGCCTGGAGTGAGGAGGAGTGTAGGAATTTTGAGCATGGCTATCGGGTTTACGGAAAAAACTTCCACCTCATTCAGGCTAATAAG GTACGAACGCGCTCCGTTGGCGAGTGTGTAGAGTATTACTACATGTGGAAGAAGTCTGACCGTCATGAGTACTTTACCCAGCAGGCCACCAGGCTCAGCCGCAAGAAGTTCAGCCTCCAGTCAGAGAGCAT AGAGGATGGAGACCAGGACGGGGAGGTTGGGGAGCTGGAGGGAAGCAACAATTCCTCAGGCTTGTCTCACAGCTCCATGGGCACTGGGCAGCTGGAGTCCCCATTACCCCCCCAGTCGAGTCTAGACCAGGACAAACAAG GAGGAGAGCCGTCCCCGCCGCAGGCGAACTCCCCGATTTCACTTAAAGCCATGAACTCGGTCCAGACAGGCCACAGAAAGCAGGCTGGGCCTGCAG TGGGGGCTAGTTGGGGTGTCAGACTTGTATGTGACGGATGTCGCGCTCTTGGCGTCCCTTCTCTCCCCCGCCCTGGGGGCCCTCCGGGTCCTACTCGGATTGTTGTCCCCACACTTGTTCACCCCAGTCCCCGCCTTCCCCCAACCCCCGGGGGCTGGGAGAGCCCCCCTCTCCCATGCGACTACAGCCTCCCAGGCTCGTGTTTTTACCAGCTGCACATGTGTAGCGGACCGTTTGTCTCCGAGGGCCCTGACTGTGACACAGCAGGCGGTGGGACTGGCTCCCCCCACGGGCTGCAGGTAGAGTTTAGTCTGCCAGCGGCCTCACCTCCCTTCTTCTGTCCTCCCATCACACTTCCAAGCATTTGGCAGCCTGCTGCACTCCTCTCCCGTCCAGCAtccacactctctcacacagtgaAGAGACATGTGGAATTCAAAACTGAGTGGTACTCTTCATGGTTTGCCCTGTGTCGAGATCTTTGA